The Nitrospirales bacterium genome includes a window with the following:
- a CDS encoding alginate export family protein gives MRHNAFNAWILGSVALFIFVNFSPPRSWAAGETSEHKLIESNASNDEIKEEGKKLLSSSSSVLETAADAVLIREKEWRWKRYVKEAFNLPQWVDIGLEHRTRFEVYDHPWRTSQVLGRTDPQVQQRSRLRLGLNGNVFKFLFEGQDSRVYLTDPGDFVSTATKNEWDILQVFVTASIRNVMGLGLRTDLHVGRLTMDFGRRRLIARNDFRNTTNAFDGIHWQLAQGTTWRVRAFLVEPVLRDQVQLDEQSKRSVFWGVYGETNHLPWLRLNAYYFGLNDQRRATVNVQRTFSTFGLRFFKDPQPRHIDYEVESVVQTGKAGNIDHFAHFQHINLGYTFDVPGSPQLLFHYDYASGDRNANDSQNSTFDTLFGSRRFEYMPTGNFGPFFRTNISSPGWRVIVKPSKDWTLQVKQRFWYLATSRGAFGASGLRDATGGSGNNLGHDIELRAQWKMNENIEFDAGYDHWFKGSYFKRLPASAGLPPGGRKDTDYFYILTKFRM, from the coding sequence GTGAGACACAACGCCTTTAACGCCTGGATATTGGGGAGCGTCGCGTTATTCATTTTCGTGAATTTCAGCCCTCCCCGGTCTTGGGCTGCGGGTGAGACGTCTGAACACAAATTAATCGAATCGAATGCGTCAAATGACGAGATCAAGGAGGAGGGCAAGAAATTGCTGTCTTCCTCGAGTTCTGTGTTGGAAACTGCCGCTGATGCTGTGCTGATCCGTGAGAAAGAGTGGCGATGGAAGCGATATGTGAAGGAGGCGTTCAATTTACCGCAGTGGGTAGATATTGGCCTAGAGCATCGAACGCGCTTTGAGGTCTATGACCACCCCTGGCGAACGAGTCAAGTATTGGGACGGACCGACCCTCAGGTGCAGCAACGCTCTCGTCTGCGATTGGGTCTGAACGGAAACGTATTCAAATTTCTCTTTGAGGGGCAGGATTCGCGGGTCTATCTGACGGACCCTGGTGACTTTGTTTCCACGGCGACGAAGAATGAATGGGACATTTTGCAAGTTTTCGTGACGGCCAGCATCCGAAATGTCATGGGACTGGGACTTCGTACCGACCTCCATGTCGGGCGGCTTACGATGGATTTTGGCCGTCGTCGTTTGATCGCGCGAAACGATTTTCGAAATACCACGAACGCATTTGATGGCATTCATTGGCAACTGGCCCAGGGAACCACGTGGCGTGTTCGTGCCTTTCTCGTAGAACCGGTGTTACGGGATCAAGTCCAACTTGATGAACAATCAAAACGTAGTGTGTTTTGGGGGGTCTATGGTGAAACGAACCATCTGCCGTGGTTGCGCCTGAATGCGTATTACTTTGGCTTAAATGATCAACGTCGTGCAACCGTGAATGTGCAGAGAACGTTCTCCACCTTTGGGTTACGATTCTTTAAAGACCCTCAACCACGTCATATCGACTATGAAGTAGAAAGTGTCGTGCAGACAGGAAAAGCCGGCAATATCGATCACTTTGCGCATTTTCAACATATAAACCTAGGGTATACATTCGATGTTCCGGGATCGCCGCAACTCCTGTTTCATTACGATTACGCCAGTGGTGATCGAAATGCCAATGACAGCCAAAACTCTACGTTCGATACGCTATTCGGGTCCCGGCGTTTTGAATATATGCCCACGGGCAATTTCGGGCCGTTTTTCCGGACGAATATCAGCTCTCCTGGCTGGCGAGTGATCGTGAAACCGTCCAAGGACTGGACTCTGCAGGTGAAACAACGGTTCTGGTATCTTGCCACTTCTCGTGGAGCGTTTGGCGCGAGTGGATTACGCGATGCGACAGGTGGATCAGGAAACAATCTTGGGCATGACATTGAATTACGGGCACAGTGGAAGATGAATGAGAATATCGAATTCGATGCGGGGTATGATCATTGGTTCAAGGGCAGCTATTTCAAGCGTTTGCCGGCAAGCGCGGGCTTACCGCCCGGCGGTAGAAAAGATACGGATTATTTTTATATTCTGACGAAATTCAGGATGTAG
- the modA gene encoding molybdate ABC transporter substrate-binding protein yields MSQVRSIKNFIIGVAVYLSLLVGVGDAAEVKIAVASNFLSTMQEIASHFEQESGHATVVSSGSSGKLYAQIKHGAPFDVFFSADVQRPKLLEEEGLAVLGSRLTYAVGRLTLWSADSELVRGQGDAILSMGGFEYLAIANPKTAPYGTAAQHVLEKLGLWQKIQRRIVQGENIGQTFQFVYSGNAQLGFVALSQVLDRKIIGVGSRWDVPMELYPPLEQQAVLLVKGQHNKAAKDFFDYVKDDKAQKIIERSGYGIRERQQAER; encoded by the coding sequence GTGAGTCAGGTGAGAAGCATCAAAAATTTTATCATTGGGGTTGCCGTCTATTTGTCACTGTTGGTTGGGGTAGGTGATGCCGCTGAAGTGAAGATTGCCGTGGCATCGAACTTTTTATCGACGATGCAGGAAATTGCGAGTCATTTTGAGCAGGAAAGCGGACACGCAACCGTGGTCAGTTCGGGATCAAGTGGAAAACTCTACGCGCAGATCAAACACGGAGCGCCATTTGATGTGTTTTTTTCAGCTGATGTCCAACGTCCAAAGTTATTGGAGGAAGAAGGGCTCGCTGTTTTGGGAAGTCGATTGACCTATGCTGTGGGACGCCTCACGCTGTGGAGCGCTGACTCTGAACTGGTTCGAGGGCAGGGAGACGCCATATTGTCCATGGGTGGTTTTGAGTATCTGGCTATTGCCAACCCCAAGACAGCTCCCTATGGGACCGCTGCGCAACATGTTCTTGAAAAGCTGGGATTGTGGCAGAAGATACAGCGTCGGATCGTTCAGGGCGAGAATATTGGACAGACCTTCCAGTTTGTCTATTCCGGGAATGCTCAACTCGGGTTTGTGGCGTTGTCACAAGTGTTGGATCGAAAGATCATTGGGGTAGGAAGCCGTTGGGATGTGCCCATGGAGTTGTATCCCCCGCTCGAACAGCAGGCTGTTCTTCTGGTTAAAGGCCAACACAACAAAGCCGCGAAGGATTTTTTCGATTATGTTAAGGACGACAAGGCTCAGAAGATCATTGAACGTTCTGGCTATGGAATAAGAGAAAGACAACAGGCAGAACGATAA
- the modB gene encoding molybdate ABC transporter permease subunit, with protein sequence MPEMDWGPLWLTMQLAAVTVVVLLIVGTPLAWWLAFTRSRARTLIEAVVALPIVLPPTVLGFYLLVALGPNGPIGGTWKDLTGSALSFTFTGLVIASAFYSLPFVVQPLHGAFEAVGKKPLEAAWALGASKFDAFLTVASPMAIRGYLTAIVLGFAHTLGEFGVVLMVGGNIPGVTKVLSIAIYDHVEVLEYSQAHFLSGFLLIFSFLILLIVYTVNRRLPIHVS encoded by the coding sequence ATGCCTGAAATGGATTGGGGGCCGTTATGGTTAACCATGCAATTGGCGGCGGTGACGGTCGTGGTGTTGCTGATCGTCGGCACGCCCTTGGCTTGGTGGTTAGCCTTTACGCGCTCCCGAGCGAGGACGTTGATCGAAGCCGTGGTGGCCCTGCCGATCGTGCTCCCTCCTACTGTACTGGGCTTCTATCTCTTGGTCGCGCTCGGACCAAATGGGCCAATTGGGGGGACGTGGAAGGATCTTACTGGCTCAGCCCTCTCCTTTACGTTTACAGGATTGGTGATTGCTTCGGCATTCTATTCGCTTCCTTTTGTCGTGCAGCCCTTGCATGGGGCATTTGAAGCGGTTGGGAAAAAGCCTTTGGAGGCGGCTTGGGCATTAGGTGCTTCCAAGTTCGATGCGTTTCTAACCGTCGCATCCCCTATGGCCATTCGAGGGTACTTAACCGCGATCGTGCTGGGATTCGCTCATACCCTCGGTGAGTTCGGAGTCGTTCTCATGGTCGGTGGCAATATCCCCGGTGTGACGAAAGTGCTCTCCATCGCCATTTACGATCATGTCGAAGTGCTGGAATATTCCCAAGCCCACTTTCTTTCCGGCTTTCTGCTGATCTTTAGCTTTCTGATCCTCTTGATCGTCTACACGGTCAACCGGCGCCTTCCGATTCATGTCTCATGA